The genomic window GGGTAGTGCGTGCAGCCGAGCACGAGGGTGTCGACGCCGGCGTGACGAAGGGGCGCCAGGTACTCCTCGGCGACCGCGAGCACCTCGGGCGAGCCGGTCACGCCGGCCTCCACGAACTCCACGAACCGCGGGCAGGCCTGCGCGAAGACCGTGAGCCGTTCGTTCACCCCGAGCATGTCCTGGTAGGCGCCCGAGCTGATGGTGCCGGCGGTGCCGATGACCCCGACACGGCCGTTGCGAGTCGTCGACATCGCAGTCCGAACGGCGGGGTTGATCACCTCGACGACCGGGACGTCATAGCGCTCGCGCGCGTCGCGCAGCATGGCGGCCGACGCGGTGTTGCACGCGATCACGAGCATCTTGACGCCCTGGGCCACCAGCTCGTCCAGCACCTCGAGCGCGTAGCGGCGCACATCCGCGATGGGCTTCGGCCCGTAGGGCGAACGCGCCGTGTCGCCGATGTAGAGGATCGACTCCTGCGGCAGTTGGGCCGAGACGGCCCGCGCGACGGTGAGTCCGCCGACTCCGGAGTCGAAGATTCCGATCGGCGCGTCGTTCACGATGCCCCAGCCTACGCCAGCCGCTCACTAGGCTGGCCCGCATGACCCACGGGCACGCTTCGCGAGAGGGCGCCTCCACCGCCCTGCTGACCGACCGCTACGAGCTCACCATGGTCGACGCGGCCCTGCGCGACGGCACGGCCGGCCGCCGCTGCGTGTTCGAGCTCTTCGGCCGGCGACTGTCGGCAGGCAGGCGCTTCGGCGTGGTCGCCGGCACCGGCCGGCTGCTGTCGCTGATCCGCGACTTCCGCTTCGCCGACGCAGAGCTGCGGTTCCTCCGTGACGAGAAGGTGGTGGATGCCGCCACCCTCGACTTCCTCGAGGGCTACCGCTTCACCGGCTCGATCACCGGCTACCGCGAGGGCGAGCTGTACTTCCCCGGCTCCCCCATCCTGACGATCGAGGGCACGTTCGCCGAGGCCGTCGTGCTCGAGACGCTCGCGCTGAGCGTGCTCAACCACGACTCCGCCATCGCGACCGCGGCCGCGCGCATGAGCGTGGCCGCCGGCGACCGGCCCCTTGCCGAGATGGGCTCCCGCCGCGCCGCGGAGGGGTCGGCGGTGGCCGCCGCACGCGCCGCCTACATCGCCGGTTTCGCCGCCACCTCGAACCTCGAAGCCGGCCGGTGCTGGGGGATCCCCACGATGGGCACCGCGGCGCACTCGTGGACGCTGCTGCACGACACCGAAGAGGGCGCCTTCCGCGCCCAGATCGAGGCGCTGGGCGTGGGTACCACGCTGCTCGTCGACACATACGACATCCGCCGGGGCGTCGAGACGGCCGTGCGCATCGCCGGCACGGGGCTCGGGGGCGTGCGCATCGATTCCGGCGACCTGCCCACGGTCGCGGCCGAGGTGCGCGCGCAGCTCGACGAGCTCGGAGCGACCGGCACCCGCATCACTGTGACGAGCGACCTCGACGAGTACGCGATCGCGGCCCTCGCGGCATCCCCGGTCGACTCGTACGGCGTGGGCACCTCCGTGGTGACGGGATCGGGCACCCCGACCGCCGGCATGGTCTACAAGCTGGTCGCCCGGCAGGGCGACGACGGCGGGTGGGTCGGCGTGGCGAAGGCGTCGACCGACAAGGGATCGAAGGGCGGGCGCAAGGCGGCGTTCCGCACCCTGGACGACGGCACGGCCACGAGCGAGCTCATCGTCGTGTCCGACGGCTTCGAAGCCCTCGACACCGGGGCGGCGCACCCGGGAGCGCGCCCGCTGCAGGTGCCGCTCGTGACCGACGGCGCACCGGATACCGTGTTCGAGGGCAACGCGGGCGTGGAAGCCGCCCGGGCGCACCACGCGCGCGTGCGCGAGGAGCTTCCCGTGCGCGCGCTGGCCCTCAGCCGCTCCGACCCGGCGATCCCGACGGTCTACGCCGACGCGGAGTGACGCTCATGCGAGGTCCGGGCTCACACCTGCGCGCTCAGCGCGGGCTCGCACCCGCACGCTCCGACGGCCGGAGTCAGGCGCCGAGGGACTCGTAGATCTCTTTGCAGGTCGGGCAGACCGGGAACTTCTCGGGATCGCGGCCGGGCGTCCACTTCTTGCCACACAGCGCACGCACCGGCTTGCCGGTGATCGCGGACTCGAGGATCTTGTCCTTCTTCACATAATGCGAGAAGCGCTCGTGGTCACCCGGCTCGATGTTCTCTTCTTTGAGGAGCTCTTCGAGCTCGCGATCGAGGGTCGCGATACCGCCCTGATCAGGGC from Microbacterium sp. ProA8 includes these protein-coding regions:
- the murI gene encoding glutamate racemase, with the translated sequence MNDAPIGIFDSGVGGLTVARAVSAQLPQESILYIGDTARSPYGPKPIADVRRYALEVLDELVAQGVKMLVIACNTASAAMLRDARERYDVPVVEVINPAVRTAMSTTRNGRVGVIGTAGTISSGAYQDMLGVNERLTVFAQACPRFVEFVEAGVTGSPEVLAVAEEYLAPLRHAGVDTLVLGCTHYPFLEGAISYVMGPDVSLVSSDTETAKDVYRQLVSRDLLAGPDAEPQHVYEATGASADEFLRLAHRLMGREVSAVRLVQTGAIDLPTRLG
- a CDS encoding DUF3039 domain-containing protein — its product is MSTPLDSPDQGGIATLDRELEELLKEENIEPGDHERFSHYVKKDKILESAITGKPVRALCGKKWTPGRDPEKFPVCPTCKEIYESLGA
- a CDS encoding nicotinate phosphoribosyltransferase, with the protein product MTHGHASREGASTALLTDRYELTMVDAALRDGTAGRRCVFELFGRRLSAGRRFGVVAGTGRLLSLIRDFRFADAELRFLRDEKVVDAATLDFLEGYRFTGSITGYREGELYFPGSPILTIEGTFAEAVVLETLALSVLNHDSAIATAAARMSVAAGDRPLAEMGSRRAAEGSAVAAARAAYIAGFAATSNLEAGRCWGIPTMGTAAHSWTLLHDTEEGAFRAQIEALGVGTTLLVDTYDIRRGVETAVRIAGTGLGGVRIDSGDLPTVAAEVRAQLDELGATGTRITVTSDLDEYAIAALAASPVDSYGVGTSVVTGSGTPTAGMVYKLVARQGDDGGWVGVAKASTDKGSKGGRKAAFRTLDDGTATSELIVVSDGFEALDTGAAHPGARPLQVPLVTDGAPDTVFEGNAGVEAARAHHARVREELPVRALALSRSDPAIPTVYADAE